In Nitrosococcus halophilus Nc 4, the genomic stretch CAATGCATATCCATGGCCATGACTTGTTAGTTACACACAAAGATGGCACGCCTTTACCTTATCCCTATTATGTGGACACTCTTCTGCTAGGTCCGGGCGAACGCTACGACGCCATTATAGAAATGGATAATCCAGGGCGGTTCATCTTTCATGATCATATTGATCACCACACCACTAATAACGGGAAGTTCCCCGGCGGCCCTATGACCATTATCGAATACGAAGGAATTCCAGCAGATGATTGGTATGTCTGGCAAGACAAACAATATGACCCAAACTTTTTCTACGGCGAGTCCATGCAAAAGCCTTATGGCATGCATAACCATGAAGGTTTTAGAGGTAAATCGCTATTGCGCGAGCGCCGGCACAGGAGGAGGTAATAAGTATGCACATGGGAGATGCGATGATGAAGCTATTCAAATTGTTTGTCGTCCTGCTGTTAATTGGCGCTGCCAAGATCTCACAGGTTGAAGCTGCGTCTTTGGGGGAAAAGATTCTGAAGGAGCGCTGCAGTAGTTGCCATAATTTAACTGGGCCCGAGCCGGCAACATTAGGGGAACTGAGGGGACGTAAGGGGCCGGATCTCTTTTATGCCGGTAACAAATACCGGGCTGAATGGATTACGGAATGGCTTCAATCACCACAACGTCTTCGCCCAGCCGGCGTATTTTATCCCGATCATGTGAAGTTGGGCGAGGAGGGGGATGAAATTGATGCAACCAGTTTTTCTCCCCACCCCGAACTTTCTAAGGAAGAGGCCAAAGCCGTCGCTGAAAGCCTCATGGGCTTTAAAGCAAAGAGTCTGTTGATTAACCAAGGTGAATATAAGCCAGGAAAAATCCCACTCATGATGGGAGAGCTCCTATTTGATAAATTCCGGGGCTGCCTAGCTTGCCATCAGATCGAGCCAGGCTATGGTGGTTTGTCTGGACCGGAAGTTTACACTGCCGCTGACCGTTTGCAGGATGATTATCTCCTTAGCTTCATGCGAGATCCACAAGCGTGGAATCCAAAGACATTGATGCCTGACAAGCACCTTAAAGAAAGTGATCTTCAAAAGCTGGTGCATTATCTGCATGCTTTGAAAGAGCAAGGTTTTAAGGAGGCTTCGAAATGATCGCAAAGCATCGAATTTCTCTAGTAGGGGTATTGCTAGCCTCTTGTCTGTATGGAGCACAAGCCAACGCCGAGCAAAGCCAGACTGAAAAGAATTATCAAGCCTATTGTGGGCAGTGCCATGGCATGAATGGCGATGGCAAGGGAATTAATGTTCGAGATATGTCAACCCAACCACGGGATCACACTGATCCGGAAGAAATGTCGGCCCGTTCTGATGAGGAGTTATTCACGGCGATTAAAGAAGGTGGACAGGCAGTGGACAAATCAGTGCTGATGCCACCGTGGGAAGATACTTTTACTGATGAAGAAATTTGGGATCTCGTGAAATATCTCCGCGCTTTGTGTGGGTGCGAGTACGGAAAAGCATCCTAGCCCCTGTGGCCCATGGGCTTGAATCCAAGAAGAAGAGAGATAAAGTATGCACAATAAATTTAAATTAACTAATAAAACCGCAGCTGTATTATTCGCCGTTGCAAATTTTGTTTTTGTGGCACAGGTTGCATTTGCCAAGGAGGTCAAAGTCAAGTTTGAAGTTAAGGAGACAGAGGTTGTCATTGATAATAAGGGTACCCAATATTCGGCTTGGACTTATAATGGGACTATCCCTGGCCCCGTAGTCCGGGTTACAGAAGGGGATGTGGTTGATTTTGAACTCGTTAATCCGGAAAGCAATCAGCAAAGCCACTCTTTAGACTTCCATGCTGCTGTGGTGGACGTTCTCAATGAGCTTGAAGACGTAAGGCCAGGGCACAGCAAGCATTTTACCTTTAAGGCTAAATATCCAGGTGTCTTTATCTATCATTGCGGGGCCGCTACTATGGCCCAGCATATAGCCCGCGGTATGTTCGGCGTTATCATTGTAGATCCTAAGGAAGGCTACAGCAATGATTTCCCCAAGCCGGATCGAGAGTACGTGTTAGTGCAGTCCCAATATTTTCCTGATGCTGGTGACAAGGATGCGATGATTGAAAACCGTGATTGGACAGCTTCCCTTATCAACGGCAAGATCTTTCACTACGATCCAGTGCATGATGAGAACGCTACCTTGACATTACAATCCGAGCCAGGTGAACGGGTCCGAATTTACTTTGTAAATGCCAATATTAACATGCCGGTGGCCCTACACCCCATCGCGGGTATTTGGGACCGGGTCTATGTCAATGGTAATCCGAAGAATGTGCTCTATGGAGTGCAAACCCATAATATCGCAGTGGCAACAGGGGATATGCTAGATATTGTTTCTCCAGCTGACCGGCCAACGAATAATGCCATTGTTGATCACACCATGAGTGCTGCTATGCGTGGCGCCATTACTTTGTTGATGAACGCTCCTGGAGTTGATCCGACACTGGGAAAAGGGGATAAGATCCTCTTGCGGTAGGAAAAAAGGGGCGCTAAGCGCCCCTTTTTTATTATTTAATACTTTTATTTCGTGGGTAGTTACGCTTTGGTTTCTACCCCCATGAAGATGTCAAAGTATTTCCTTGCTGTTCCTATTCCTTAGGTTTTGCAGCCTGAAGGACAGGATAATATTGAGTGAAAACCCAATCGTCCTTGGCATTAGCTTCATGGCATGAATTGCACTCAGCAGTGGGTTTGGGTGCAGCTTTACGAGCTAAGGGATATTCCATCCCAAACATGAAATAGGCCCAATTACCTGGCTCGTCAGGAAACCGTTTTGAGTCTTTGACTGCTGCTTCCAAACCAGTGAATTCACCCATGAAGTAACCGTTGCCTGTCAGCGCCTTTTTGGCACCCACGCTGAGAAGCTCTTTCACCACCATGGTCCCATCTGGAAATTCGCCGGTTTTCTTCCAGTGGGCAAATCCTTCCGGATTGATATAGATGTTATGAAATTCAGGTACGATAGCCTTCCCATCATTCATGTCATTGGGGGTGACTGGCGTGCCCACATAGACCCACTCTCTGTAGTCCTTGGGTTGGAGAAGTTCGTTGTTGACATTAAAGAGAGCAGGAGATGAATCTGCCGCGTAGGCTAAGGTATTGAGAGCGACATAACCTACAAAGGCAAAGCTGGCAACTTTCCGAAGATATTGGGTTTTATGACGTTTGGAATCGGACTGCTTCATAGGATACCTCTTACGAAAATTTATAGATTTTCTTTGTTGATAGAGTTGCAATTAGTTTGAAAGCACTTTAGGTTTTGGCGAAGGGTGGCCCTTGCCTTGACCAGCATTAGGGTTGTCTGTGTAGCGTTGTTTTGAATGGCCCAGAGTGTTTGCTAGTGCTGTTGCCACCCTTGCAATTCCCTCGCGAATTTGAAGCTCAGGAAGGGAGGAATAACCCAGGATTAGCGTACGCTCACTGTATTCCTTATGGCCGTAATCGTAGGCGCCTCCGCTTTCTAAAGTGTAAATCCCAACGCCCACTTCCTGGGCAATCGCCTGTACTTCGGCGGCTGTAGGAAAATCCGGAGGTAGGTGCCAGACAATATGCATTCCTCCCTCTAAGCCGGACAGAGTAACCTCCCCAAAATGTGACTTTAAGGCGGCTATTAGGCAGTCACGGCGGCGAAGGTACATGCGTCGGATTTGTCGCAGATGCTTAGCGTAGCTACCGCTGGAGATAAGATCAGCCAGGACGGCCTGATCAAGCCAAGGGTTGCCGCTATCCAGCAAAGCCTTGACTGTTTTTGCAGGTTCCACTAGCTCTCCAGGGACCACTACATAGCCCAGGCGAAGCCCGGCACCAATCGATTTCGACACTGTTCCCATGTAAATCACGCAGCCATAAGGGTCCAACCCCGCTAGAGCCGTCAAGGGGGACCCATTATGCCGGAAATCGCTGTCATAATCATCCTCAATCAAGTACGCTCCCACTTGTCCGGCCCAGTCCAGTAATTGGACTCTGCGTTTTAGGGATAGGGTTGAGCCCATGGGGTATTGATGAGAAGGGGTGACATAAGCCAAACTCACCGGTGTGGGGGGAAGTTTTGAAACTTGCAATCCATATTTATCCACCGGTACAGGATGGAGCTGGGCGCCATAACTTTCGAATACATAAGCGGCCCCCTGGTAACATGGGCATTCTGTGACCACTCGTGTTCCTTGACCCACCAATAAACGGGCCACGATGTTCAGCGCCTGTTGGCTACCACTTACGACAATAACTTGCTCCGGGGTAACAACTATCCCACGGGCGGGTCCTAAGTGATTGGCGATGGCCTCTCGCAGTGCCAAAATGCCAGCAGGGTCTCGATACTCTGTCAGGTTAGCCCCGCCTGCATTCAAATGGCGTAAAATTAAGCGTCGCCAGGTTTTGACCGGAAAAGAATGAGGATCCAGGCGTCCCACCCGAAAATCCAAGGCAAGGCGATTTTGTTGAGAATTGGCCACTTTTTGGGCCCGGCCTCGAAACAGTACTGGATGCCGTCTTGCCTGAGGTTTTTCAGGAAGCACCAGCGGTTGGGTTGGTGCTTTGAGGACCAAGGAATCCATGGGTAAGTGGGAATTGACATAGGTGCCTACTGCTTCCTGGGTCTGAAGGTAGTCCTCAGCAATGAGGCGGTCATAGGCTAAGAGCACCGTATTGCGGGAGACCCCCAACTGTTCGCTTAAGGAGCGGGTGGCAGGCATGGGGGTGCCCGGTTTCAATTTACCGCTCAGGATCAAGCCACGAATTTGTTCAAAAAGTTGGCTTTGTAAAGTTTGCTTGCTCCGGCGCTCTAGCTTCAGCGGTAGTTGCATAGGCCTTAACTTTGGTGCTTGTCTAAAACATTATGATTGACTGGACCTATTATAATTTAATTTATTGAAATTAACATAGGACCAATAGGGGCGATTCTATTGGTACCATTTTGGTGGTACATATACTTATATTTAGGGCCACAGTAAATTTGGGTAGCTCAATCCAATACCTCTCTCCACGGCTTTATTGCAATGAGCTGTTTTGTTGTTATACTCACGCCAGTTGCAGGTGTAGTACTGAGGCCTTGTTGACCGCAAATTATGGTCCTTGATTGTGCTTTTGTAAGCAATTTAAAAAACCAATATTTTATAGTTTTGTCAATCACTTAGTTACTTCATGTGCAGCTATGCTGGTATCAATTAGGAACAATGATTGGTGCCATGTTTTAGTATTGAACTGGTCCTAATGGTCTTCTTGTTTTTTTACTAGGCGGTACTTTCCATTGAGACCAGTAAACCCTATAACCACAAAAAACATAGCATTTATGCTTTAGGACCCCGGGTGCGAAGGAGGTCAATGTGAGTGACAGTGCAATTAGAGGTCAATTATGAGTGACAGTATAATTGGAAGGCTTTTGCGAGCCACTGCCACGGTAGCCAGCGTAAGTTTGTTATTCGTGGGCAGTGCAAATGCTGAAATCCCCAATGAGCTTTACGAAGCTCTGGGAGTGGATAAGTATGAAGCTTCGCCTAAAGAGCTATATGAAGCAGTAACAGAGCGTTATTATGATCCAGCGCAAGGGCATGGGGAAGGGAAATATGCTGAATACTGGGAGCCTATCCCGTTCAGTCAATATATGGACCCTTACACCTACTACAAGCCGCCGAGTTCACCGGCCAAGGTCGCTACCCGCGAAGAGTGTGTAGAATGCCATGAAGATGAAACTCGGGGTTGGGTTCATGCCTGGAAAAAAAGTGTCCATGCAAATTTAGATGAGATCCGTAACCTACCAAAAGACGATTCCCGCTACTACAAGAAAAGGCTTATAAAAGAGGTCGAGGATAATCTCCGTTCCTTGGGCAAACTTGGGGAAGACGAAGAACTCAAAGAGGTGGCTTGTATCGATTGCCACGTTGGCATTGGTGCTGAAAAAGGCCATCATAAAGAAGATCTTCGCATCCCTGATGCGGCCACTTGTGGTGCCTGCCATCTGAAAGAGTTTGCCGAGCGGGAATCGGAGCGTGATACGCTTACCTGGCCAACCACAGATGTGAAGGGTAATAAAATCGATCCGGTTTGGCCCCCGGGACGTCCCTCCCATGCCCTTGATTACCAAGCTAACGTAGAGCTTGCCACCTGGGCGGCAATGGAAGATCGGGAAGTGGCAGAAGGTTGCACCATGTGTCATATCAACCAAAACCGCTGCGACACCTGCCATACTCGCCATCAGTTCTCGACGGTAGAAGCCCGCAAGCCAGATGCTTGTGGTTATTGCCATAATGGGGCTGATCACAATGAGTACGAAAACTACTTGTTCTCTAAACATGGTGCCATTTACCTGATGTTAGGAGATGAGTGGGATTGGGAAATGCCGCTTCGGGATGCGATCGGAAGAAATGGACAAACTGCACCAACCTGTGCTTTTTGCCACTTCGAGTACAAAGGCCGGTTTGGCCATAATGTGGTGCGCAAGGTACGGTGGGCCTTCAACCCTCAGGAAAAAATCGCCAACAACCTTGAGCATGAGTGGTATGAGGACCGTAAGGACGCGTGGGTAGAAACCTGTAACAATTGCCACTCGCCCACCTTTGCCGAGGCTTATCTAGAATTCATAGATAATGGGATTATTTCTGGCCTTAAAAAGCAGATCGAGGCGAAGCACATCATAGAAGGTTTATATGAAGATGGGTTGTTGCCGGGTCAGAAAACTAACCGTCCCGCTCCACCGAAGCCGGAGCATGATGCCCCCGGTGAGTTCTTCCAGCTCTTCATTGCAAAAGACAATAACCCCACCGCGGTTGAGCTGCAGTACGCAAAAATGTGGGAGCAGGATTTGCTCAAGCATTATAAAGCGCTTGCTCACGCAAACCCTGGATTTTGGACTTACACCGAAGGCTGGGGTCCGTTGCTGGAGCGTTACACCAATATCCAGGATGCTAATACCCAGCTCAGGGAGTTTGCCAAGCTGAAAACCAAAGTCGCTATGATGGAAGGCGATATAAAAGCTGCTGGCATATTAGACCTGGATAATCAGGTAGAGCGCGCTGTTGTGGGTGGCCTTGGCGGCGGTATGGTGCTTGCTGGCGTGGGTTTGGTGGCTTGGCGTCGTAAGCAACAGTCGGAAGGTTAGTCCTCAGTGTCTGTGGCTGAAAAAACCATGCCACCTTCTTCAAAAGGAGTAAGCAGAGCTCCCCTGTTTATCGGGGTAATCCTGATAGCAGGGGGGCTTCTCCTCTTAGGTTGGTTGGGATGGGCGATTCTCCATTCAGCCGGCGATGGGGAAGCGCCGTATCAATACAAAAAGGTGGCAGAAGGTGGGGTAGAAAAATTCCCTGATTTGGGCCTTGAGGCCTATGAGGGGATGACTATCCGTAAGTACGAACTACTTGCAGAAGAAGTACAAAAAGATCCCTTGGTAGAGTTTTACACAGGGTCTAAGGGGGACCATGCTCCCGTATTGCTGGAGTGGAAAAATAATCTTATTGAACCCGTGTTAACGGTTAGCGGCGACATTAAAGATTTGACTAAATTGGCTCGGGCAATTGCTGAGCATGTGCCATCTGAAGCGGTGGTACTGGGTTGGTGGGATACTTCCCGTCAGCTTGAATTGCTCGAGGGGGTGAATACCTTATTTGATGAAAATCTGGCTCAACCCCTGCTAATACCTGGCCCCTGGGCCAAGCAACAGAAGGCGATTGAAAATTTAGAGCACGAGTTTTGGCAGGTCACTGACTCAAGCGAGGCAAAAGTCCGCCAAAAGCGTATTGCGGAAGCGCTGTTGGCTGACGAAGCTACGGGTGCGTCAATACTGAGAGAATTGGCCGGGGGCCGTGAAGCCTATGTTGTCGTCCACTGGGCCGATGCCTATAAATTGGGGGGCATGGCGCCCGAGCGCTTTGGTATTGGTTATAATGATTTTCCCGGCAGCAAGCAGACACATGCCTTAATTCCTCGTGTCAAGCAATGGATGGAAGAGAATGGCTATGAGACCTACCTGGTTCAGCGCCAGGGGGAAGATACGGTTCGCGCTTATTTTCTGACCGATAGTGCTTATAAAGATACTTTAATAGCCAAAATGTTGCCCTTTAGCACTTCACAACCAACAGAACTTGAAAAGCTCAAATTGGTTGCTCAGTATGGAGGTTACTGGGTCTATTCTTTACCGCCTGCTCCTGCTAATGACGCTGGTTAATTTTGGGTTTTCCTTTGAAGGAGAAAGTTTATGAACCAGACAATTAGACATTTATGTTTTTATGCTCTGCTTGCAGTTGCCATGGGAACAACATGGGCCCAAGATGAACCCCCCTATGATGGGCTCAAAAAATGCAAAAGTTGCCATGAGCCCCAGTATGACTCATGGCTTGAAACAGCTCATGGGCAGGCGATGGAGTCCTTAGAGCCTGGTGAAGAAGCAGAGGCAAAGGAAAAAGCAGGATTAGATCCGGATGAAGACTACACCGAAGATCCTGACTGTGTCGGCTGCCATGTAACGGGGTTTAGAAAGTATGGGGGCTATGAAATTGCTCTCCCTAGGCGTTTGAAAAAATATTTGCAGGGCGTCGGTTGTGAATCCTGTCATGGCCCTGGATCTGAATACAAGCATATTCATAAGGATGCGGCTGATAAATTTGATGAAACCCAGGAAACTACCCCACGGGAAGAGCTTGTAGCTGCGGGCCAGGTCTTTACGGATAAAGAAATCGAGGAGCGCTGTAATGCCTGCCACCTCAACTACGAAGGTTCCCCCTGGCCTCATGCCAGAGAGCCTTATACGCCTTTCACCCCTGAGGTGGACCCAAAATACGAGTTTAAATTCAAAGAAGCGGTGCGTAATGATGAGGAGATGCACGAGCATTATAAGCTAGAGGGCGTTTTTTCTGGTGATCCGGTGGCATCGTTCCATGAAGAATTCCAAAAGCACGCTACGCCACCGAAGAAGAAGTAAATGCTAGGAGTGAAATAATATGTTGTCTAAATTAAAGCAATGGTGGCAAGCCATTAGCGAGTATTTTAAGGTTCATTGGCGCCCGATTGCGGTTGGGGCGGGTGGTTTATTTGGTCTGATCGTTATCGTTTTCGGTGGTGAGGCGGCATTGTCGACCACCACTTTTTGTACCAGTTGCCACTCCATGTCTTACCCCTATGAGGAATTGCAAGAATCTGCCCATTATGGTTCGTTTGGGCTAGAACCCCAGTGTAAAGATTGCCACATTCCCCAAGGCTTAGGGAACTTTCACAAGGCGGTTTACACCCATGTGGTGGATGGGGTGCGAGAACTATATTTAGAATTTACCAACGATTATTCTACACTTGAAAAATTCAATGAGCGGCGGTTGGAAATGGCCCACCATGCTCGCATGAATCTCAGGGGTTGGGATAGTGTCACTTGCCGAGATTGTCACAAGAATCCGCAACCTGTAGCTAAATCCGGCAAGCGAGCTCACAAAAAGCTGAACGAAGGATGGACCTGTATTGATTGCCATCAGAATCTAGTACATGCGCCCGTAGAGCATACTGATCTTGATGCCAGTGAGCGTAGGGGCGAGATGATTATTAGGGAGAAAATAGACTGGACAGACCGTAATCCATTGGCCTCGGTGGAGACTCGTTCAGTAAGGAATTAAATACAAAATAACGACAATATTTTAGATCTTATCAAAAACCCCGGCCTTGGTCGGGGTTTTTGTTTTTGGCGGGTATGATATGACCTGGTGTTATTGCCAACGGCGAAGGGCTTTATAGACTCGGCTCGGGTACCATATTTTTCCAATACTGCCATTATAACGGGCTAGGGCTCGAGTAAGATTGCCTTTTTCTTGGTCGATATAGTGACGAAGGATAGTGCAACCAAAACGCAGGTTGGTCGCAATATCCAAGAGATTATCTTTTCTATGGCCAATTTCTTTGCGCCAAAAAGGCATGACTTGCATGAGGCCTCGAGCACCGGCCTCAGAAATGGCAAAACGGTCGAAGTTGCTTTCCACTTCGATGACCGCTAATACCAGTTCAGGAGGTAAATTTGCCCGGACTGCTTCCCGGTGAGCCAGACGCAGGATTGTTAGGCGTTCTTTAAGATTAGGGAGCCGGCTTTTAAGGCGGTACTCCATATCTAGTAACCAAACCTGGGCATGGAATCGGTCTTTAAAACCATCTTTCATGCCAACAGCGGCAATAAGTTGTTGCCGCAACTGGGCATCGGGTCGCTCAGTAGTGGCTGCACCCAACAGGGTAGAAAAGGAAGCTAGAATAAATAGCAAACTGTAACCAAGGAGATTCATGACCTCCCGGGTATCGGAGTTTTTAATTCAGACTTGAGTCCAGGAATTAAGTTGTCTAACTGAATTGTGCTCGTTTTACCATCTCGGCGCCGCTTGTATTCGACAGTACCCGCATCCAATCCTCGGTCACTAATCACTAGGCGGTGGGGGATACCAATCAAATCCATATCAGTAAATATTACTCCAGGACGCAATTGACGGTCATCGAGCAATACTTCAAAACCTGCTGCTTGTAACTGGCTATAGAGTTGATCGGCTGTTTCCCGTACCCGTACTGACTTATGGGCATTAATAGGTACGAGAGCCAACTGGAAGGGGGCAATGGGATCAGGCCAGATAATGCCGTGCTCATCATGATTTTGTTCAATGGCCGCAGCGACTACTCGAGAGACCCCAATACCATAGCAGCCCATCGTCAAGATAATAGCTTGTCCTGTTTCATCGAGTACCGTGGTGTTCATAGCCTGGCTGTATTTTTCGCCAAGCTGGAAGATATGACCGACCTCGATACCGCGGGCGATGGAGAGAAAACCTTCTCCATCGGGGCTTGGATCTCCATCCACTACCTTGCGGATATCAGCCGTTATGGGCTCGGGTAAATCGCGTTCCCAGTTGGCCCCGGTAAAGTGCTTACCTTCCTGGTTGGCCCCACAAACGAAGTCGGTTAAATGGGCGGCGCTATGGTCTGCAATAAGAGGAATGTCCAGGCCTAGGGGTCCTATGGAACCGATACCGGCATTGCAGATTTCCCGCACCTGTTCGGGCGTGGCAAATTGAAGAGGGCTAGCCACTTGGGGAAGTTTTTGCGCTTTTACTTCATTGAGTTCATGGTCCCCTCTTAGTGCGAGGGCCACAAATCCTCCCTCGCTGCCTTCTACCAAGAGGGTTTTCACGCAGCTTGAGGGGGGGGTGTTGAGGAATTGGCTGACCTCTTCAATGGTGCGTTGCTCTGGTGTCTCTACTAAAGACAATGTTTCTTTGGGGGAGGCTCGTTCACCGCTAGGGGGGAGGGCCGCTGCCAATTCCACATTGGCGGCATAGGTGCCTTTATCCGAGAAAGCGATGGCATCTTCACCGGAGGCGGCGAGCACATGGAATTCATGGGAAGTTTGGCCACCAATGGCTCCAGTGTCCGCTTGCACTGCTCGAAAGGTCAGTCCAATTCGCTCAAAGATACGAGAATAAGTCTCGTACATTTGCTGATAAGTTTGCTCCAATGAGGTTTGGTCCAGGTGAAATGAATAGGCATCCTTCATTAAGAATTCCCGGGCCCGCATGACGCCAAAGCGGGGCCGGATTTCATCCCGGAATTTCACCTGAATTTGGTAGAAATTGGCTGGTAACTGTTTATAACTCCGTATTTCACGGCGGATGAGATCAGTAATGACCTCCTCATGGGTAGGACCAAAACAGAAAGGCCGTTGATGACGGTCGGTAAAGCGCAGTAGTTCGGGTCCATATTGCTCCCAGCGTCCCGTTTCCTGCCATAGTTCGGCAGGCTGCACCGCGGGCATTAAAATTTCCTGGGCCCCGGCTTTATCCATTTCTTCACGGATGATGCCTTCAACCTTACGGAGTACCCGTAGGCCAAGGGGCAGCCAGGTATAGAGGCCGGCCGCGAGGCGACGGATGAATCCCCCCCTGAGCATCAACTGGTGGCTAATGATTTCGGCATCGGCTGGGGTTTCGCGGGTAGTCGTAAGCAAGTATTGAGAAGTACGCATGTTTAATATCGTCAACCGTTTTATTAGCCCAAATTAGGTCATGAACTGACTATTACCAAAATTATTTAACTTATGATGTTGGCTTGGAACTAGTTGGCTCCCTATTGAGGTAGCATAAAAGTGCTTTTTTTTAAGGTGATTGAGGTGTTCAATTGCAATTTGCATTAATGATCATTGCCCTAGGCATAAGCACTGCCTAAGATGGTATAATCTCTTCCCAAAAATCTCTTCTTCTTAGTATATTTTTCTGCTTTTCAGTAAATAAGGAGCATAATATAAATGGCGATTGAACGCACCCTCTCTATCATTAAGCCGGATGCCGTTGCTAAGAATGTCATCGGGGAGATTTACACCCGCTTTGAGAAAGGGGGACTACGAATTGTGGCGGCCCGAATGCTCCACCTGTCCAAGGAACAAGCTCAAGGGTTTTATGCTGTTCATAAAGAACGGCCTTTTTATAACGATTTGGTTGAATTTATGACCTCGGGGCCGGTCATAGTGCAGGTTTTGGAAGGAGAGGATGCCATTGCCAAGAACCGCGAGCTAATGGGAGCGACCAACCCGAAGGAAGCGGCTCCGGGGACCATCCGCGCCGATTTTGCGGAAAGCATTGATGCTAATGCGGTCCATGGTTCTGATGGGCCAGAGACGGCAGAGCAGGAAATCAATTTTTTCTTTAAGCCAGAAGAAATTTGTCCACGGATTAACTAAAGACTGAAGTCTCCTAGGATGATGACCGACTCCAGAATCAATTTGCTTAATCTGGATCGGGTCGGGTTGGAAGCCTTTTTTGCCCGCCTCGGTGAAAAACCTTTTCGCGCCCGTCAGATGCTTCGTTGGCTCCACCAGCAGTTTGTTACTGACTTTAGCGCCATGACCGATCTGAGCAAGTCGCTACGGGCGCGCTTAGCGGAAAC encodes the following:
- a CDS encoding NapC/NirT family cytochrome c — encoded protein: MLSKLKQWWQAISEYFKVHWRPIAVGAGGLFGLIVIVFGGEAALSTTTFCTSCHSMSYPYEELQESAHYGSFGLEPQCKDCHIPQGLGNFHKAVYTHVVDGVRELYLEFTNDYSTLEKFNERRLEMAHHARMNLRGWDSVTCRDCHKNPQPVAKSGKRAHKKLNEGWTCIDCHQNLVHAPVEHTDLDASERRGEMIIREKIDWTDRNPLASVETRSVRN
- a CDS encoding proline--tRNA ligase, producing MRTSQYLLTTTRETPADAEIISHQLMLRGGFIRRLAAGLYTWLPLGLRVLRKVEGIIREEMDKAGAQEILMPAVQPAELWQETGRWEQYGPELLRFTDRHQRPFCFGPTHEEVITDLIRREIRSYKQLPANFYQIQVKFRDEIRPRFGVMRAREFLMKDAYSFHLDQTSLEQTYQQMYETYSRIFERIGLTFRAVQADTGAIGGQTSHEFHVLAASGEDAIAFSDKGTYAANVELAAALPPSGERASPKETLSLVETPEQRTIEEVSQFLNTPPSSCVKTLLVEGSEGGFVALALRGDHELNEVKAQKLPQVASPLQFATPEQVREICNAGIGSIGPLGLDIPLIADHSAAHLTDFVCGANQEGKHFTGANWERDLPEPITADIRKVVDGDPSPDGEGFLSIARGIEVGHIFQLGEKYSQAMNTTVLDETGQAIILTMGCYGIGVSRVVAAAIEQNHDEHGIIWPDPIAPFQLALVPINAHKSVRVRETADQLYSQLQAAGFEVLLDDRQLRPGVIFTDMDLIGIPHRLVISDRGLDAGTVEYKRRRDGKTSTIQLDNLIPGLKSELKTPIPGRS
- the ndk gene encoding nucleoside-diphosphate kinase, which translates into the protein MAIERTLSIIKPDAVAKNVIGEIYTRFEKGGLRIVAARMLHLSKEQAQGFYAVHKERPFYNDLVEFMTSGPVIVQVLEGEDAIAKNRELMGATNPKEAAPGTIRADFAESIDANAVHGSDGPETAEQEINFFFKPEEICPRIN
- a CDS encoding lytic transglycosylase domain-containing protein encodes the protein MNLLGYSLLFILASFSTLLGAATTERPDAQLRQQLIAAVGMKDGFKDRFHAQVWLLDMEYRLKSRLPNLKERLTILRLAHREAVRANLPPELVLAVIEVESNFDRFAISEAGARGLMQVMPFWRKEIGHRKDNLLDIATNLRFGCTILRHYIDQEKGNLTRALARYNGSIGKIWYPSRVYKALRRWQ